The genome window aagctgccttatacggagtcaggtcgttggtctgtctagctcagtattgtctacactgactggcaacagcactccaggattccagacaggattctttcctagccctacctgaagatgccggggactgaaccttggactttttgcatgcaaggtagatgctttTCCTTCCCTAACGTTCTGCCTGTCCCATCCCCCTGTGACATAAGGGCATCTCAGACTTATTGCTGCCAGAGGTTTCACCGCAACAAAATCCCTAAGCCAGTTATCATTTAGGTTCAACCTTttgcaacctggtgctctccagaagttttggactacaacgtcTGTCGGTTGCAGCCAGGCtgtgctgatggaagttgtagttcaaaacctctggaaggcaccaggttggcgacgCTTGATTTAGGTCACAGGGAGTGGAATGCTGGATTGTATCCcaggctagtcctactcagagtagacccattgactaaTTTAGATCacgactaatttaggtccattaagttcaatgagtctactcGGGATAGTTGGAGACAACCCTTAGTTGGGTTTTCACAAAGAGGTGAAGTTGACTCCTGTTCTTCTCTCTCCTAGCGCAAGATGGGCGATTGGGGTTTCCTGGAGAAGTTACTGGACCAGGTGCAGGAGCATTCAACGGTCATCGGCAAGATCTGGTTGACGGTCCTCTTTATCTTCCGCATCTTAATCCTGGGCCTTGCCGGAGAGTCCGTGTGGGGGGACGAGCAATCAGACTTTGTGTGCAACACCAAGCAGCCCGGCTGCACCAACATCTGCTATGACAAGGCCTTCCCCATTTCTCATGTCCGTTACTGGGTCCTGCAGTTTCTCTTTGTCAGCACACCCACCTTGGTCTACCTGGGGCACATCATCTACCTCTCCCGGCTTGAGGAGAAGCTGAAGGAGCGGGAGAGTGAGCTCCGGGCTCTGCAGTCCAAGGATTACAGGGTGGCGGACACGCTGATGGCGGTGGAAAAGAAGATCGCCAAGATCTGTGTGGCCGAGGATGGGAGGATTAAAATCCGGGGGCCTCTGATGTGGACCTATGTCATTAGCGTGGTCTTCAAGACCATCTTTGAGGCTGGCTTTCTTCTAGGCCAGTGGTACCTGTATGGTTTTGTAATGAAGCCCCTCTTTGTGTGTGAAGGGAACCCGTGCCCACACCTGGTGGACTGCTTTATGTCCCGCCCCACTGAAAAAACCATCTTCATCCTCTTCATGCTGGTGGTGGGCTTGATTTCCCTTGTCCTCAACCTTCTGGAGCTCTTCCACCTCTTCTGCAAGGGCCTGCTCCACCGTGCCAAGGAAGGGGACTGCTGTTCCCCCTCCTCTGCTCCCCCTCTGCCTTGCAAtgccaacagcttccctaacaaGCTTTGTGATGTGCCTGCTGGGCCTTATCCAGACAAGGCCTTTTTCTACCTCCCGATGGGCGAGAGGCCTTCCCCGCCCTACCAGGCGTACAACAAGCTTTCCAGCGAGCAGAACTGGGCTAACTTCAACACGGAAGAGACCTTGGCCTTGCGAGACAGGAATAAGCCCCCGGACGTCTTTGACGCACAAGCCCCCAAAGCCCATCTCTCTCAGGAAAGGCAGTCGAGTCGGTCTAGCAGCAGCGCTTCAAAAAAACAGTATGTCTAGCAAGTGAGATGATCCCAACGCAAGGCAGATGTTGCCTTCCCATGATGCCAGCTGTAGGTTTCATCAAGCCTGGGCTCTATTCACTGGCCTTCATGGCAACGGATGACTCCCTTCTAGCTTTTGAAGAGCACTGGTCTCAAATGTTCTTCTCGGGCTGCCCCCCATATTAAACCTGCTGTACTAAGTCAGACTATTATGGCTTTTTTTTCCCCTAGACATCGACTGAACTTTCAAGTTAGAGTCAGCCATGGAAAATGGGACCTCCTCTTCCCAGCTGATGAAATGGCTGGTTAAAGGGGCATTTGATCATCATTCAGGCGGGGCATGTTACATTTTGATTCTTGGAAGAAGAAAACACGTGTTGGTCTCTTTTATGTGTTAGATCTTGCAGTGGGGGATGGGTGTCAGCTGCCAGCTgatggggagaaggagagggggccTTCTGCCGGCTTGTTTCTGTGCCAGAATAGACCTCGTTTTCCGCAAGACGATTTGTACGCTAGAGGGGAAGACACGGAggacagtcttttttttttttccttctcaaGTGAAAGAGACTACTGTTGTGGCTTCTATTTACGGATAGCCATGTGAAGATGTTGTGGGGCTAGGGTGGGGCATTCGCACatcaggttttttttcttttcagctcCCTAGTTAACAGGAAGTCTGAGCAGTGCAGCAAAATGGCAATCCATAGTTATAATGGGCTGTTGGACTGAACACAAGAGTCTTCTAAAAACAGAGTTTCTGTTTCAAGCAGGTGTTTTGAGGAATATCAGCTGCTGCTGATGTAAGCTTAGTTGAGCAGGCATCCTCACTGAATGTAGAACTGAATTGGGTTGGTGTGGCTTAACTACTTTTGAGTTTGCTCTTGCATGTCTCCACTGGAAGTTGGCCCTGGAGCCTTTGTGCCATACAGTGTGTGGGTAATAAATCACAAGTCTTCACCTTCACTGTACTACGTATCTGGTTCCGTCTGATGGTCACAGTCCAGGAACCTCCAACACTTGATGTGAAAAGCGCTCTTGCTTTTGTACTTCAACttgatctctctttttttaaatcaaagacCAACAGCGAAGTACTTGCCTCTCTCCACTAGTCTACTCAGGTTTACCCCCTATTCTTTTCTATAGACCGGGTATGGGGACCTTTAGCCTTCCAGATCTTGCTGAATTATAGCGTTcaacagccccagacagcatggccagtggccagggacaatgggagtcatagttcagcaacatctggggggccaaaagttccccacacttgctaaTAGACCAAGCAAAACCAGCAAGAGCAAATGTGGTGTTTTCCAGaagttgtggactacagctcccaacatccctgactatTAATAGTGCtgtttgaggctgatgggagttgtagtcccaacaacatatggagggtgcTTCCATAGCTGCTTTTGCTAAAGACATCCTATAAACACTTTTTTGCTTTGATTGTTTATTGATTTATCAGAACTTGCAGCCTGATCACTTTCTGAAGCATCATTCATCAGAAACAAGATCGTAACGTACTGGGCTGTCAaggagcctgtgtgtgtgtgtggctgtgaacCTTTGCCCAATAATTCCAGTGCATATACCCCACCCCCATGAATATATGGTAACAGTTGTCCCTGTTAGGTGTGGAGCTTCTCCCCTCTCTTGCCCCCCCACTACTTAATACAGAACTATGTTCTATGTCATAAAACACTGTTTACTATATGTTTTTTGAAGAtttcaaattatatatatatatatatatatatatatatatataatctttgTGTATATTGACCAATCTCTATCCTGGATTCTTCGTTTTGCATTCTTGttcttttatgtttatttattgcagACGTAAGTCCTATATCCTGACAAGAAAAGCTAGATCTGTTGCCCAGGCAGTATGTTAAAGTTCAAAGTAGGAATCTTGCCTGGATTTGATGGAAGAAACGTGAGAAATGGCCTTGTTTCTTTCCTAGCATGTTGAGCCTTCTTTGGGAATGGGAGGGGGGGGGTCTCTGTCCATTTCTGGATTAAACCAATCAAgggattgtattgttttaaaatgtgtatctgCAGCAACAACACTGGAAAACCTCTTGCACAAGATGTTTTGACTTCTATGAAAACAGAGTAGCTCCCTGTTATGTAGCATCCAACATCCTCCACTGAGAGAATGGGAAGAAAATTCATCTGGCATCCtggtttcatttttatttttttgcggTCTCCAGTGTACTGTCCTTGGCAAAGCTGTGAAAAGGAGAGCCGTACATCTAAAGCCTTCCTGCTTGTTTGATGTCAACCAACATGTTAAGGAGATGTAATTGCCCCCGTGGCCAGTTCGGCCGAAGTGAATGAACAGCAAGGTGCGAGAAGAAATTTTGGGGATACAGTTAATGGTATTAAAactggtgtttgttttttaaataaaaaactccTATGAGACAGTCTTGTGTCTGTATAGGTTAAGAGGGCCTCTCAAACTCCTTGGTAGAGCTCTGCTCTTTGGCTGGGCCGGAGACAAAAAAGCAGGTACAGGGAAATTAGGAAAAAGTCTTGTTCCCGATTGGGGAGGGGGCTGCTTTGTTTATTTACTGGAGGCCCGTCATCTATAGAACAGAGCCAGGTGCTAAAAACAGATGGTTAGAACTGGGAGCCTAAGAAGTGGCCTTCAGTTGAGTCAGATGCCAGGGAccgaacctgggatgttctgcgTGCAAAGTCGATGCTCCGCCATTGAgctatgtgcctctgagcacattctgagcctaggGTTTTGCTTTTTAGTACCAGAAGTGGACTGTGTACAGTCTTTGCACACACAGTTCTGCGTTTGCTGAGCTTTCCTCATTTTAGCAGCCTAAGTTAAATGGAAGTAAGTCAcattgttattgctgttgttaaaCAAGTAGGAGtcagaaatcatcatcatcattattattattagaatttattacccgtcCTTTGCCCAGAGGTGGGTTgaagggttacaacaattttaaaagagagggtcggttacaaccattttagaacacataattaaaacagttgaaaacaacctAAGCAGCATCACAGAGagtaaggtgggtcctaaaaatatacatctcaggtgtcgaaggccagggtaaagagcatTCCCTGAAAATTATACAATGATGTTGCCAGAGGCACCTCGGtgtggagttccacagcttaggggctgctacAGAAAAGCCTCTGCCGGGCCGCCatcaccccaagcttctgagggtggcagaactaccaaaagggtcccctctgctgGTCTCAACACCTCAAGAGAGTCTGTAGAACCCCTTTATCTCCTGCAAGTAACCCCAGAAATTTACC of Rhineura floridana isolate rRhiFlo1 chromosome 15, rRhiFlo1.hap2, whole genome shotgun sequence contains these proteins:
- the GJA4 gene encoding gap junction alpha-4 protein; the encoded protein is MGDWGFLEKLLDQVQEHSTVIGKIWLTVLFIFRILILGLAGESVWGDEQSDFVCNTKQPGCTNICYDKAFPISHVRYWVLQFLFVSTPTLVYLGHIIYLSRLEEKLKERESELRALQSKDYRVADTLMAVEKKIAKICVAEDGRIKIRGPLMWTYVISVVFKTIFEAGFLLGQWYLYGFVMKPLFVCEGNPCPHLVDCFMSRPTEKTIFILFMLVVGLISLVLNLLELFHLFCKGLLHRAKEGDCCSPSSAPPLPCNANSFPNKLCDVPAGPYPDKAFFYLPMGERPSPPYQAYNKLSSEQNWANFNTEETLALRDRNKPPDVFDAQAPKAHLSQERQSSRSSSSASKKQYV